From one Esox lucius isolate fEsoLuc1 chromosome 11, fEsoLuc1.pri, whole genome shotgun sequence genomic stretch:
- the LOC106024498 gene encoding zinc finger protein 420-like isoform X2 → MIGGKQQEEYKQKNLSSRLKRHINIHTDEKPFCCSDCGKYFIRSSDFTKHQRVHTGVRPYSCSDCGKSFSHLGSLKRHQRVHIGEKPFSCSDCGKCFIRSSNLVRHQRLHTGEKPYSCFYCGSSFSQLGHLKVHQRLHTGEKPYSCSDCGKCFIRSSDLTSHQRLHTGEKPFSCSDCGKSFFPLNILKLHQRIHTGEKPYSCSVCGTSFSRLGCLKTHQRIHTGEKPYNCSDCGKCFSQLGHLKVHQRLHTGEKPYSCSDCGKCFIRSSDLTSHQRLHTGEKPFSCSDCGKSFFRLNILKLHQLIHTGEKPYSCSVCGTSFSRLGCLKTHQRIHTGEKPYACSDCGKCFSQLGHLKVHQRLHTGEKPYSCSDCGKCFIRSSHLTSHQRLHTRIHTGEKPYSCSDCGKCFSLLGNLKFHQRIHTGEKPYSFSDCGKCFSRLGSFKRHQRIHTGEKPYSCSDCGKCFIRSSDLSIHQRLHTGVKPYSCSDCGKCFSHLGRLKCHQRIHTGQ, encoded by the exons ATGATTGGCGGGAAACAACAGGAAGAATACAAGCAAAAAAATTTATCATCACGGTTAAAAAGACACATTAATATACATACAGATGAGAAGCCTTTctgctgttctgactgtgggaagtatTTCATTAGATCATCTGATTTTACTAagcatcagagagtgcacacaggtgtgaggccttactcttgttctgactgtgggaagagtttctctcatttAGGTAGCCTTAAACGTCACCAGCGCGTACATATCGGAGAGaagcctttctcctgttctgactgtgggaagtgtttcattagatCATCTAATCTTGTTCGTCATCAGAGattgcacacaggtgaaaaaccttactcctgttttTATTGTGGGAgcagtttctctcaattaggtcaccttaaagttcaccagcgcttgcatactggtgaaaagccttactcctgttctgactgtgggaagtgtttcataaGATCATCTGATCTTACTAGTCATCAGagattgcacacaggtgagaaacctttctcctgttctgactgtgggaagagtttctttCCATTAAATATCCTTAAATTACatcagcgcatacatactggagagaagccttactcctgttctgtctGTGGGACGAGTTTCTCTCGATTAGGTTGTCTTAAAACTCACCaacgcatacatactggagagaagccttataactgttctgactgtgggaagtgtttctctcaattaggtcaccttaaagttcaccagcgcttgcatactggtgaaaagccttactcctgttctgactgtgggaagtgtttcataaGATCATCTGATCTCACTAGTCATCAGagattgcacacaggtgagaaacctttctcctgttctgactgtgggaagagtttctttCGATTAAATATCCTTAAATTACATCAGctcatacatactggagagaagccttactcctgttctgtctGTGGGACAAGTTTCTCTCGATTAGGTTGTCTTAaaactcaccagcgcatacatactggagagaagccttatgcctgttctgactgtgggaagtgtttctctcaattaggtcaccttaaagttcaccagcgcttgcatactggtgaaaagccttactcctgttctgactgtgggaagtgttttataaGATCATCTCATCTTACTAGTCATCAGAGATTGCACACA cgcatacatactggagagaagccttactcctgttctgactgtgggaagtgtttctctctaTTAGGTAACCTTAAatttcaccagcgcatacatactggagagaagccttactccttttctgactgtgggaagtgtttctctcgcTTAGGTAGCTTTAAAcgtcaccagcgcatacatactggagagaagccttactcctgttctgactgtgggaagtgttttataaGATCATCTGATCTTAGTATTCATCAGAGACTGCACACAGGTgtgaagccttactcctgttctgattgtgggaagtgtttctctcatttaGGTCGTCTTAAatgtcaccagcgcatacatactggacaATAA
- the LOC106024498 gene encoding zinc finger protein 420-like isoform X3 yields the protein MIGGKQQEEYKQKNLSSRLKRHINIHTDEKPFCCSDCGKYFIRSSDFTKHQRVHTGVRPYSCSDCGKSFSHLGSLKRHQRVHIGEKPFSCSDCGKCFIRSSNLVRHQRLHTGEKPYSCFYCGSSFSQLGHLKVHQRLHTGEKPYSCSDCGKCFIRSSDLTSHQRLHTGEKPFSCSDCGKSFFPLNILKLHQRIHTGEKPYSCSVCGTSFSRLGCLKTHQRIHTGEKPYNCSDCGKCFSQLGHLKVHQRLHTGEKPYSCSDCGKCFIRSSDLTSHQRLHTGEKPFSCSDCGKSFFRLNILKLHQLIHTGEKPYSCSVCGTSFSRLGCLKTHQRIHTGEKPYACSDCGKCFSQLGHLKVHQRLHTGEKPYSCSDCGKCFIRSSHLTSHQRLHTVEKPFSCSECGKSFFRLDILKLLQRIHTGEKPYSCSDCGKCFSLLGSFKRHQRIHTGEKPYSCSDCGKCFIRSSDLSIHQRLHTGVKPYSCSDCGKCFSHLGRLKCHQRIHTGQ from the exons ATGATTGGCGGGAAACAACAGGAAGAATACAAGCAAAAAAATTTATCATCACGGTTAAAAAGACACATTAATATACATACAGATGAGAAGCCTTTctgctgttctgactgtgggaagtatTTCATTAGATCATCTGATTTTACTAagcatcagagagtgcacacaggtgtgaggccttactcttgttctgactgtgggaagagtttctctcatttAGGTAGCCTTAAACGTCACCAGCGCGTACATATCGGAGAGaagcctttctcctgttctgactgtgggaagtgtttcattagatCATCTAATCTTGTTCGTCATCAGAGattgcacacaggtgaaaaaccttactcctgttttTATTGTGGGAgcagtttctctcaattaggtcaccttaaagttcaccagcgcttgcatactggtgaaaagccttactcctgttctgactgtgggaagtgtttcataaGATCATCTGATCTTACTAGTCATCAGagattgcacacaggtgagaaacctttctcctgttctgactgtgggaagagtttctttCCATTAAATATCCTTAAATTACatcagcgcatacatactggagagaagccttactcctgttctgtctGTGGGACGAGTTTCTCTCGATTAGGTTGTCTTAAAACTCACCaacgcatacatactggagagaagccttataactgttctgactgtgggaagtgtttctctcaattaggtcaccttaaagttcaccagcgcttgcatactggtgaaaagccttactcctgttctgactgtgggaagtgtttcataaGATCATCTGATCTCACTAGTCATCAGagattgcacacaggtgagaaacctttctcctgttctgactgtgggaagagtttctttCGATTAAATATCCTTAAATTACATCAGctcatacatactggagagaagccttactcctgttctgtctGTGGGACAAGTTTCTCTCGATTAGGTTGTCTTAaaactcaccagcgcatacatactggagagaagccttatgcctgttctgactgtgggaagtgtttctctcaattaggtcaccttaaagttcaccagcgcttgcatactggtgaaaagccttactcctgttctgactgtgggaagtgttttataaGATCATCTCATCTTACTAGTCATCAGAGATTGCACACAGTTGAGAaacctttctcctgttctgaatgtgggaagagtttctttCGATTAGATATCCTTAAATTActccagcgcatacatactggagagaagccttactcctgttctgactgtgggaagtgtttctctctaTTAG GTAGCTTTAAAcgtcaccagcgcatacatactggagagaagccttactcctgttctgactgtgggaagtgttttataaGATCATCTGATCTTAGTATTCATCAGAGACTGCACACAGGTgtgaagccttactcctgttctgattgtgggaagtgtttctctcatttaGGTCGTCTTAAatgtcaccagcgcatacatactggacaATAA